The Pseudomonas asiatica genome has a segment encoding these proteins:
- a CDS encoding DUF3077 domain-containing protein translates to MPTDDTKQPTTVGKTCFYQGENNTHPLFRIEPGIPCQDAREQASELMGYVRDLIITGLMDGDQKLIWASHYLSAMAKALLDDAELGMMKR, encoded by the coding sequence ATGCCCACCGACGACACAAAGCAACCCACCACAGTCGGCAAGACCTGCTTCTACCAAGGCGAAAACAACACCCACCCGCTGTTCCGCATCGAGCCCGGCATTCCCTGCCAGGACGCCCGCGAACAGGCATCCGAACTGATGGGCTACGTCCGCGACCTGATCATCACCGGTTTGATGGATGGCGACCAGAAGCTGATCTGGGCCTCGCATTACCTGAGTGCGATGGCCAAGGCGCTGCTGGATGATGCTGAATTGGGGATGATGAAAAGATGA
- the darG gene encoding type II toxin-antitoxin system antitoxin DNA ADP-ribosyl glycohydrolase DarG: MTGTSKMIKLSKGNLLTAPTEALVNTVNTEGVMGKGIALQFKQAFPSMFKSYQDACKNDAVRLGKVHIFDLGGLVGGPRWIINFPTKGHWKSKSKLENIQSGLDDLVRKVNELHIKSIAIPPLGCGLGGLKWEEVQPAIEEAFSVLPDVEVLLYPPSGAPVAKEMPNRTERPKMTDGRAALILLMDRYLKGLLDPFVSLLEVHKLMYFLQESGKPLRLQFEAKQFGPYAKNLRQVLIKLDGHFIHGYGDGQDDPTKPLELKAGSIEEAEQFLCEDVETMHRMERVAELIDGFEDPYGMELLSTVHWVMCNAPGAKDDPEQAVKAVHGWSERKRAYLKPSHLERAWHRLKELNWDAESRSSTC, encoded by the coding sequence ATGACTGGTACTTCTAAAATGATCAAGCTTAGCAAAGGCAACCTTCTAACAGCACCTACTGAAGCGTTAGTGAATACCGTGAACACGGAAGGTGTCATGGGTAAAGGTATCGCGTTGCAATTCAAGCAGGCGTTTCCTAGCATGTTCAAAAGCTATCAGGATGCTTGCAAAAATGATGCCGTTCGGCTGGGTAAAGTTCATATCTTTGATCTTGGCGGGTTGGTTGGAGGTCCGCGTTGGATTATAAACTTTCCAACCAAAGGGCATTGGAAGTCAAAAAGTAAACTTGAGAATATTCAAAGCGGCCTTGATGATTTAGTTCGTAAGGTGAATGAATTGCATATTAAGTCTATTGCAATTCCTCCACTTGGTTGCGGGTTGGGTGGCCTAAAATGGGAAGAGGTTCAGCCCGCAATTGAAGAGGCATTTTCAGTTTTGCCAGATGTTGAGGTGCTGCTGTACCCTCCGTCTGGTGCACCTGTAGCAAAAGAAATGCCAAATAGAACAGAGCGTCCCAAAATGACTGACGGTCGTGCCGCACTGATTCTTTTAATGGACCGCTATCTCAAAGGGCTTCTGGATCCATTTGTCAGTTTGTTAGAAGTTCATAAGCTGATGTATTTCTTGCAGGAAAGTGGCAAGCCTCTTCGGCTGCAGTTTGAGGCCAAGCAGTTTGGCCCATATGCTAAGAATCTCAGGCAAGTACTGATAAAACTAGACGGTCACTTTATCCATGGCTACGGAGACGGTCAGGACGACCCCACCAAACCGTTGGAGCTGAAGGCGGGCTCTATCGAAGAAGCGGAGCAGTTTTTGTGCGAAGATGTCGAAACTATGCATCGAATGGAAAGGGTTGCCGAGTTAATTGATGGGTTTGAAGATCCGTATGGAATGGAGCTACTTAGCACCGTTCATTGGGTTATGTGTAATGCCCCTGGAGCCAAAGATGATCCTGAACAGGCAGTCAAGGCGGTACATGGCTGGAGCGAGCGGAAGAGAGCTTATCTAAAGCCCTCTCACCTAGAAAGAGCTTGGCATCGACTGAAGGAGTTGAATTGGGATGCGGAGTCTCGAAGCAGCACCTGCTAG
- the darT gene encoding type II toxin-antitoxin system toxin DNA ADP-ribosyl transferase DarT translates to MTSRPEDVLIYHITDIANLPGIIASGLQSDAVMVQSGQHSVIGYDHIKLRRLQEIGVGCCGPRYVGEFVPFYFCPRTPMLYTVNRGNTGKPEGCQSDIVHLVSSVGTGVGLQREWAFSDGNAGAYHTDFYNDISKLADLDWSTINAKYWGEKRHQKQSEFLVAEQFPWQGIHFIGCYNQAAVERVQEIVRNSTHQPEVRVKNDWYF, encoded by the coding sequence ATGACATCCAGACCTGAAGACGTACTGATCTATCACATCACAGATATTGCCAATCTACCTGGGATAATCGCTTCCGGCCTTCAGTCAGATGCCGTGATGGTTCAATCAGGGCAGCACTCAGTTATTGGCTACGATCACATCAAGCTTCGTAGGCTCCAAGAAATAGGTGTAGGCTGCTGTGGGCCTCGGTATGTCGGGGAGTTTGTGCCCTTCTATTTTTGTCCGCGTACTCCAATGCTCTACACCGTCAACAGAGGTAACACCGGCAAGCCCGAAGGATGTCAGAGTGACATCGTGCATTTGGTGAGCTCCGTCGGTACTGGTGTTGGGCTTCAACGAGAATGGGCCTTCAGCGACGGCAACGCTGGCGCTTACCATACGGATTTTTATAACGATATTAGTAAGCTAGCTGACTTGGATTGGTCCACAATCAATGCCAAGTATTGGGGAGAAAAACGGCACCAAAAACAGTCAGAATTCTTGGTGGCGGAGCAGTTCCCTTGGCAGGGTATCCATTTCATTGGCTGCTACAATCAGGCGGCGGTTGAGAGAGTGCAAGAGATCGTGCGCAATTCGACGCATCAGCCTGAGGTGAGAGTCAAAAATGACTGGTACTTCTAA
- the purC gene encoding phosphoribosylaminoimidazolesuccinocarboxamide synthase: protein MEKRDELYRGKAKSVYKTDDADRLILLFRNDTSAFDGKRIEQLDRKGMVNNKFNAFIMQKLEEAGVPTQFDKLLGDNECLVKKLDMIPVECVVRNYAAGSLVKRLGVEEGIKLEPSTFELFLKNDEKGDPFINESHVVAFGWGTAEQLAEMKKLSLKVNEVLSKLFDDAGLLLVDFKLEFGVFHGQIVLGDEFSPDGCRLWDKETRKKMDKDRFRQGLGDVIEAYEEVAKRLGVPL from the coding sequence ATGGAAAAACGCGACGAACTCTACCGCGGCAAGGCCAAATCGGTTTACAAGACCGACGACGCCGACCGCTTGATCCTGCTGTTCCGTAACGACACTTCGGCGTTCGACGGCAAGCGTATCGAACAGCTCGACCGCAAAGGCATGGTGAACAACAAGTTCAACGCCTTCATCATGCAGAAACTGGAAGAAGCCGGCGTGCCGACCCAGTTCGACAAGCTGCTGGGCGACAACGAGTGCCTGGTGAAGAAGCTGGACATGATCCCGGTCGAGTGCGTGGTGCGCAACTACGCCGCCGGCAGCCTGGTCAAGCGCCTGGGCGTGGAGGAGGGCATCAAGCTGGAGCCGTCCACCTTCGAGCTGTTCCTGAAGAACGACGAGAAGGGCGATCCCTTCATCAACGAATCCCACGTTGTCGCGTTCGGCTGGGGCACCGCCGAGCAGCTGGCCGAAATGAAAAAGCTGTCGCTGAAGGTCAACGAAGTGCTGAGCAAGCTGTTCGATGACGCCGGCCTGCTGCTGGTCGACTTCAAGCTGGAGTTCGGCGTATTCCACGGCCAGATCGTGCTGGGCGACGAGTTCAGCCCGGACGGCTGCCGCCTGTGGGACAAAGAGACCCGCAAGAAGATGGACAAGGACCGCTTCCGCCAGGGCCTGGGCGACGTGATCGAAGCCTACGAAGAAGTTGCCAAGCGCCTGGGCGTGCCGCTGTAA